GGGCTCCCTCATGTGTCCGACTATCTCGTCATAAAGGACCATGACTGGCGTCCTGTACTGCTCGGCGAGATTGAAGGCTCGGACCGTCTCGGATAATATCTCGGGCACCGACGACGGGGTCACCGCTATTACCGGGTGGTCGCCGTGGGTGCCCCATTTGGCTGCCATGATGTCGGACTGAGAGGGGCCGGTGGGATAGCCCGTAGCCGGGCCGCCCCTCATTACGTCAACTATCACGAGCGGCACCTCGGCGATGCAGGCATACCCGATGCACTCCTGCTTGAGCGAAAAGCCGGGGCCGGAGGTCGCGGTCATGGACTTAAGGCCCGCAAGCGAGCCTCCTATGGCCGCGGCGATGCCGCCTATCTCGTCTTCCATCTGTATGAACTTGCCCCCGATCTTAGGGAGCCTCACGGACATGCCCTCGGCTATCTCGGTCGAGGGGGTAATGGGATACCCGGCGTAGAACTTGCAGCCGGCATACAGCGCGCCCTCGACGCACGCCTCGTTGCCCTGAAGGAGCCTCTTTTTTTTCTGAGCCATTTCTTCAAACCCCCTGAAAGGCCGCCGCCGGCTTTTACCGGAGGCGAGCACGGTTCGTTAATCGAAGACCTGTATGGCGAAATCCGGACACCTCAAGTCGCAGAGCTGGCACCTGGTGCAGGCCTCGAGGTTCTTTACGGCCACTACCGCCCCTTTCAGCTCCAGCACGTCCGTAGGACAGAAGTCCACGCAAATGCTGCATCCCTTGCAGAACTTCTCGTTTATTTCGATCCTTGGCAGTTTCTTGGCCGCCTGAGTCATGGCACCTCCGCTTCTGTTCGACCCTGCTTGGGTAGGGGATTAAACCGGAATCCCTGAAAGGAAGCCCCTTGTATCACAAGCCCCCTCCCAAGTCAACCATAATACAATTGATATTATCACACTTTCTGCAGCACTTCCAACATCGACCTGCCTATCTCCGCGGTGCTCCGGGTTATCCTTATCCCGGCGCGCTCCATTGCCTCGAACTTCTCCTCCGCGGTGCCCTTGCCGCCGGAGATTATGGCCCCGGCGTGCCCCATCCTCTTCCCCTTGGGAGCGGTCGCGCCCGCTATGTATCCGACGACCGGCTTCTTCACGTTCTTCCGTATGAACTCGGCTGCCTCCTCCTCGGCTGTCCCGCCTATCTCGCCTATCATGACGATGGCGTTCGTGCCGGGGTCCTTCTCGAAGAGCTCGAGGACGTCGATGAAGTTCGTGCCGTTCACCGGGTCGCCGCCGATGCCTACGCAGGTCGACTGCCCCAGGCCGAGCCTCGTGAGCTGGTCCACGGCCTCATAGGTGAGCGTTCCGCTCCTTGATACCACCCCCACGCTCCCGGCCTTGTGTATGTGACCGGGCATGATGCCTATCTTGCACTCGCCCGGGGTTATGACGCCGGGGCAGTTGGGGCCCACGAGCCTCGAGGGTTTCCCCTGCATGAACCTTCTCACCTTCACCATGTCGAGGACCGGGATGCCCTCGGTTATGCAGACGACGAGGCCTATTCTCGCGTCCACCGCCTCCATTACCGCGTCAGCCGCGAAGGCCGCGGGCACGTATATGACCGAGGCGTTGGCCCCGGTCTTTCTTACCGCCTCGTCCACGGTATCGAATACCGGGATGCCGTCTACTTGAGTGCCGCCCTTCCCTGGCGTCACCCCTCCTACCATCTTCGTGCCATAGGCGACCATCTGCCGGGTATGGAAGGTGCCCTGCTCGCCGGTTATGCCCTGGCAGATTACCTTTGTGTCCTTATTAACGAGTATGCTCATGGAACGCTCCTTGGGTTATCTTCAAGACGCCTTGGCTGCCGCCACGGCCTTTTCCGCTGCCTCGTCCATGTTCTCGGCTGTTATTATATTGAGGCCCGAGCCGGCCAGGAGCTTCCTCCCCTGCTCGACGTTCGTGCCCTGGAGCCTCACCACGAGCGGCACCTTCAGGCCCACTTCCTTTGCGGCGGCCATAATGCCCTCGGCGATTATGTCGCACCTCATGATGCCGCCGAATATGTTTACCAGCACGCCCTTTACGTTCGGGTCCGAGGTTATGAGCTTGAAGGCCGCGGTGACCTGGTCCTTGTTGGCGCCGCCGCCCACGTCCAGGAAGTTAGCGGGACTGCCGCCCGAGAGCTTTATCATGTCCATCGTGGCCATGGCTAAACCAGCGCCGTTCACCATGCAGCCTATATTGCCGTCAAGGGTGACGTAATTGAGGTTGAACCTCGACGCCGCGACCTCCTTGGGGTCTTCCTCGTCCAGGTCCCTCATGCCCTCTATGTCCTTGTGCCTGAATAGCGCGTTGTCGTCAAAGGACATCTTGGCGTCGAGCGCTATTATGTCGCCGTCCTTTGTTATTACGAGCGGGTTTATTTCAGCCATGGAGCAGTCCGAGGCGACAAAGGCGTTGTAGAGGCCGGTCATGAACTTCACGGCCTTCCCGGCAAGCGCCTTGTCTATGCCGAGTCCGAATGCGAGCTTCCGTCCCTGGAAGGGTATGAGCCCCACGGCAGGGTCAACGAGCTCCTTCAATATCTTCTCCGGCGTCTTCTCCGCGACCTCTTCTATCTCCACCCCGCCCTCGGTTGACGCCATGATGACGACCTTCTGGGTGGACCTGTCCACGACGAGGCCCAGGTAGAGCTCCCTCGCTATCTGGCACCCTTCCTCAACGTATACCTTTTTCACTTCCTTGCCCGCCGGGCCGGTCTGGTGGGTGACCAGCACCTTCCCCAGGAGCTCTTCGGCGATCTTGGCCGCTTCCTCTTTAGACTTTGCGAGCTTGACGCCGCCGGCCTTGCCCCTGCCCCCGGCGTGTATCTGGGCCTTCACGACACATACGCCCTTCTCGGCGATGAACTCGCGGGCGGCTTCCTCGGCCTCGGCCGGAGTGAAAGCTATCTTCCCCTTCGGCACGGCGACCCCATATTTGGCGAGTATCTGCTTTGCCTGGTACTCGTGAATGTTCATCTAAGCCGACCTCCAGAGATTTCTGTCCGGCTGCTGAAAAGCCCATCTGCTTCGTTATCTTCGTCGCTTGGCACTCCGGCGTACACGAAAAGTACGCCTCATTCCTCGCTCCCCTGTTCCAACAGGGCCTCGCATCTGGATCTTTTTGAGCAGCCTTCAGTTTTTCAGCAAGCTGATTCGTTTTCCTGTTTTGCTCATCACACCGTCCGCCCTTCCATTTTAGAAGCGGCGGTGTCCGTCGCGGAAAAGTGTTTATACCAAAAAAAACTCAAGCGGGCAAGCATTGCCCGCTTGATACGGGCCGGTTTTTACCGGCCTCAGCATACCTGCAAATCACCGAAAGCGACTTCTAAAAATCAGAGATTTTCCCCGCTTTTCC
The genomic region above belongs to Deltaproteobacteria bacterium and contains:
- a CDS encoding 4Fe-4S binding protein — encoded protein: MTQAAKKLPRIEINEKFCKGCSICVDFCPTDVLELKGAVVAVKNLEACTRCQLCDLRCPDFAIQVFD
- the sucD gene encoding succinate--CoA ligase subunit alpha, coding for MSILVNKDTKVICQGITGEQGTFHTRQMVAYGTKMVGGVTPGKGGTQVDGIPVFDTVDEAVRKTGANASVIYVPAAFAADAVMEAVDARIGLVVCITEGIPVLDMVKVRRFMQGKPSRLVGPNCPGVITPGECKIGIMPGHIHKAGSVGVVSRSGTLTYEAVDQLTRLGLGQSTCVGIGGDPVNGTNFIDVLELFEKDPGTNAIVMIGEIGGTAEEEAAEFIRKNVKKPVVGYIAGATAPKGKRMGHAGAIISGGKGTAEEKFEAMERAGIRITRSTAEIGRSMLEVLQKV
- the sucC gene encoding ADP-forming succinate--CoA ligase subunit beta → MNIHEYQAKQILAKYGVAVPKGKIAFTPAEAEEAAREFIAEKGVCVVKAQIHAGGRGKAGGVKLAKSKEEAAKIAEELLGKVLVTHQTGPAGKEVKKVYVEEGCQIARELYLGLVVDRSTQKVVIMASTEGGVEIEEVAEKTPEKILKELVDPAVGLIPFQGRKLAFGLGIDKALAGKAVKFMTGLYNAFVASDCSMAEINPLVITKDGDIIALDAKMSFDDNALFRHKDIEGMRDLDEEDPKEVAASRFNLNYVTLDGNIGCMVNGAGLAMATMDMIKLSGGSPANFLDVGGGANKDQVTAAFKLITSDPNVKGVLVNIFGGIMRCDIIAEGIMAAAKEVGLKVPLVVRLQGTNVEQGRKLLAGSGLNIITAENMDEAAEKAVAAAKAS